GTCGCGGTCCCAGTAATAGCCGGCGAGGAAAGTGGTGCCCTGCGACAGGTCGAGGCCGATGGCCTTGACGTTGACGATGGTGAAGATCGGCACCGCCAGCTTCACGCCGTTGCGCATCATGCCGAATTCGGCGGCCTGCTTGATGGCGCCGGTGGTGTCGGCGCCGGCATTGAGCAGCGCCAGCACCTGCAGGTTCGCGCCGGCGCCCTGGAACAGGAACGAGCCGAAGTCCATGGTGTTCAGCGGGTGACGCACGGAACCGACCACTTCGCCGCCGCGCTGGCGCAGCGTATCGGTCATGTCGCGCTGCATGGCGTGGCCGAAGGCGTAGTCCGCGGTCAACAGGAACCAGCGGCGGTGCCGCTCGCTGAGGAGCGCGGTCGCCAGCCCCTTGGCCAGCGCATGGGTGTCGTAGAGCCAGAGCGCGCTGTTCGGCGTGCAGGCCTTGCCGACCAGATCGACATTGCCGCTGCCGACGTGAACCACGACCTTGTTGGCCTGGCGGATCGTGTCCTGGATGGCAAGCGACACGCCGGAATTGGCGATGTCGAAAAAGGCATCGGCGCGATCGCCGTCGATCATCCGCTTCACCAGCGTGGCGGCCAGGTCGACCTTGTTCTGGTGATCGGCGCCGACGACCTGGATCGGCTTGCCGGCCACGGTCCGGCCGAAATCCTCGACCGCCAGTTCGGCGGCGACGACCGAGCCGCGGCCGGAGGTGTCGCTATAGGCCGACGACTGGTC
This portion of the Phreatobacter stygius genome encodes:
- a CDS encoding ABC transporter substrate-binding protein, which translates into the protein MMSKIAGLCAGAFLWLAAAAPAKAQISDDAVRLVVLNDQSSAYSDTSGRGSVVAAELAVEDFGRTVAGKPIQVVGADHQNKVDLAATLVKRMIDGDRADAFFDIANSGVSLAIQDTIRQANKVVVHVGSGNVDLVGKACTPNSALWLYDTHALAKGLATALLSERHRRWFLLTADYAFGHAMQRDMTDTLRQRGGEVVGSVRHPLNTMDFGSFLFQGAGANLQVLALLNAGADTTGAIKQAAEFGMMRNGVKLAVPIFTIVNVKAIGLDLSQGTTFLAGYYWDRDDPSRAFARRFEARMGRPPTHAQAAVYSAVLHYLKSVEASGTDAGDRVMAQMKELPVNDFMTANARLRADGRLMRDMLLVEVKTPAESRGAWDLMHVRATIAAGDMIKPVEESECPLARRS